In Setaria viridis chromosome 5, Setaria_viridis_v4.0, whole genome shotgun sequence, the genomic stretch gtcctccccgGAAGGAGGTGGGGACGGGGGGTTGGGTTGTGGCTGGGGCTGAGGCTCGGCTAGGGTTTGCGTATCGACCTCCATGGGGGGAGGGTTGGAatgggcggcgtcggcgacggcgggcggatCCGATGGCGGCTccggctgcggcgccggcgaaaCGGCAGTTTCGGGCGCCGCCGACATGGTTGCGGTGGGCAGGTTGGGCTCCGCTGCGGCGCTAGTTGGTGGGGACACACGACTGGCGAGTGTTCCGCAGGAGCGCCGCTATATTCCTGCTAGACTGACACGTTGGTCCCACTGGTCAATCTTCTCTCCTTCAGGTGGGCCGTTTCAAGGCCCTGCAAATTAGCGAGCGTATGGGCTATTTTGTTGTGTGGAGCAGTGGAGGGAagcttccttctcttccttcctcgTCAGTTGTTGGGCCCAATCTTGTAAGGTTTgttatttttcctctttttgACGTCAAAGCCTGATTTTTTTAACCAACCCATGTCACTGTTAAAGTCGGTAAAACTACGCCATCTCATGGAAAACAAAAAACGGTCAGTAAAACTGTGGGCTGCTATGCTACGCAGGAGTAGTAGGTAGGCACGCGAGGTGATGATGCATGGTATGTTACGTGCTCATGACAAGGACCACACGTACCTTCACACACTTGTGGTTGCTTCCCTTTACCACTAAAAATTGACGCGACGACAATGACTAGTGTGTAAATAAAACAACGCAGGGCATACATTTTCTCCATCAAGGTTTCTTTCACCTTGCTTCCCCCCAAGCGAGTAATCTTCGTTGCAAAAATCCATTCAAAATGGTATTTCATACATGTTCGATCACCGGTTCTTTCATTGACTTTCTAATCTAAACACACGATTGGCAACTGCTCCCTCCACCCTAAATtatattcgttttagcttttatagATATATCTAGCTTGTGAGATCATCAGGTCACAGTGCAAAAGCACCTCGAGGAAGGAGAACTCTGTGTTGCTCTGCTGCTCCCTCTAGTTCAAACTACTATTCgttattcattttgatttttctagatacatagcttagTTTCTTTGTAGCCACTCAGATTACGTGCAGACATGCATTATTTCCTGATAGGCAAAGTCATGGAGCAGGTAGGTGGAAATATCGACAAAGGGCTGCAATAATGCGTGCTGTCGATATTTGCAAGTTGCTCAGATGCGTGTTGTCGATATTTGTCCACTTACCTGCAACTGGAAAATCATCACTGGGCGCCGGGCGGTAATGAATCAAACGATGAGGCAGCTTTTGCTATAGAAGTTTAATGCAAACTGTGAGTGACTAAGTGTAAGCTTCATTTACAATTTGTTGGGTCGAGCTACCACAAAGGCATAGACATTAGCATGCTGTGATATAATGTGATATCTTTGCGAGCTATGGATGCATGGCCATGGATGGAGATGGAGTGTGTTCAAACTGAACACAGAAGATTCTCCGAAAAATAGACGACGACGATGCTAGCAGAGATGCGTGAACGAATGAATGGGTTTGATTCGCGTACGTACCAGTCCCTCTCACTCAGTCATCCCTTAAGTGACAGCCAAGGAGTGGTTAGTAACGACGCTAGCTAGCTCCGATCCGTCGTAGTAGGTAGCCTGTAGAAATGTCTCGCGTTGGTGTTCAGTATTCTATGTACGTACCAAGTCACCACCAGCTGTAAATACTGCCAGATAATGTGTTCTGTTCTGTTCTTATCCTTTTCAGTGTTAGGAGCAAAATGGCGACGTTCCAAACAGGATTTCCTTCTCGAAGCAAAATGACACCCGCTGCTGGAAAACTCGGAATTCATCCCAATACTTACTACAATTGATTTTTAACCCGATACTAaggtgagcattagtaccggatctaacAGCTAATTCTCCAGAAGCCCCCCGTGATCCCCTTTAgcaccggttggaggctccaaccggtactaaaggtcacccattagtaccagaTGAAGCCATctaagggcctttagtaccgggtataggctccactcggtactaatggGTAACCTTTAATACTGGTTGGAGCCCCCAATCGGTACtaccctcctataaatcaggcgtctttttgctcctgcccgagccatttcctccagctcaggCTTCATAaatggcgaaataggggaggtgctgccagattttttaccatttcgtggggatttcactcattcaagtgttctaaagattagaaacttcatcctcccttgatacatggttagtatactaaattttatactttagagctacagtaatttatgatttttagaataaggtacaatggagaaatttttcatttatatccatatattatttagagctcatatttgtgatttttagaataagctacaatttttggatgctatgttttgtattagtcaaagaaattgatatgaggttagaggaataatttcatagtttagtcctttataaatatgagctaaataaattatgggaaaaatataatttgttcatattttagtcatttacaaatatgagcaagataaattatggtacataaagataataagatgaaatagaggtatgtaattagtcattttttgagaataagctacaatggagaaaattttcatttatatgttatgtttgagctaaataaattgtggggaaaaatatagcttgttcatagtttagtcatttgcaaatatgagctaaataaattgtggtacataaagatggctactgctgctggaggtggtggcgatggtgggggtgatcatcattcctctcgtggcaaggggaaaccatagttggccctcatgataagatCATCATTCCTCTCGTGGCAAGGggaaaccatagttggccctcatgataagatCATCATTCCTCTCGTGGCAAGGggaaaccatagttggccctcatgataagccgaaaaaaatgagcacgtgggagagagcaatgcttcattatttgaaAAGATGTCATGTAGATCCTGTTACGGTGGGTCAGAAACCTCCTTTTGATGGTCGTTATACTCCACTGCCAATCCTgggtgtttcaggtccactaAATACTACCAGCGCAGGAGGCATAAATAAACTacaggatgaggttgggtcagcgaaACATTTATCTTCACCGCCCAAAAATGCTTAAAGTATTCCAGATAGTACTCAGTTGATTGTTTATCGTagtatatcatgttgtttgggtctgaaattgaaatttgtgtatttctatctagactttcagcaacattaagtttgtcatagtgtatcatgttgtttgggtctgaaatttaaatttgtgcatttctatctaaactttcagcaacatttgagtttaatagtattgtatcatgtttattatgtttcatgtataattctatggatgattagaatatctttggttcggtaatactttgtagatagatcagcaatggatgtacaacgcggaCAAACACTCCAttgagtacattaatggcttgcgtggttttctcaatCTAGCAGAGTCCAACAAGCTGCCGTCTAGTTTCATTTATTGTTCATGCCGAATTTGCAAatatgagaaggattactcatccagaaagactattcacgcccacatatacagttcgggattcatacctaactattttatttggaccaagcaagggaaagaggagttatgatggaagatgatgatgatgaagaagatggtaactacattcctgactggattcaaggagttgcctttgcagatgctgcaatgggtgaggctgaagaagagatgaatgcagaagaaggtcctacTGATGATCTAGGTCAAGTGTTGTgagatgcaaagaaagactacgagaatgtgaaggagtcaaagaagTTCAAGCGTACGTTAGATGATCAGaagaaattattgtacccagattgcaaataggGAAACAAAAAGTTAGGTACCACACTAAAAATGCTGCAatagaaggcaaaaaatggagtttctgataagagtttgatgagttaatgaaaatcataaagaacatgctttccgaggggaacgaattgccgtcctcaacgTATGAAGTGAAAAaagttgtttgccctctaggtttggaggtacaaaagatacatgcatgtcctaatgactgcaTCCTCTATCATTGTGAGgaatacaagaaattggaggcttgtcctatttgcgaagcgctgcgttataagatcaggtgagatgatccCGGTGATATTGAGAGGCAGGCTAGCAAGAAGAactgcgaaggtaatgtggtatttccctgtagtaccatgctctaagtgtttgttcagaaataaggcaCGTGCAAAGTGATGCgttggcaaaaaaaaagaatgtaagcaagataaAATGATGAGACACCGCGCTGATGGGTCcaagtggagaacagttgatagagaatttctcGAGTTTGAaagggatgcaaggaacatacagTTTGGATTAAGGACatatggattcaatccattcggtgagtttaGTAGTGGTCATAACACTTACAATCCATTCGAACCTTGaacaatatatataattttttggacAAGGAACATTATTACATACTTCtgccgtacaacttcaagtgagcatATTTcccatatattttatttttcgaactagtagttaaaaataagactaaatagcttttcactatgcatatatgtacaacttccactgaatactccttgttatcatggttgatcgaagcatgTCTATATCCTGGACTGTCTTAGAAGACTaagaaatcaatacaccgacctcatagacatgcttaaTAGAGCATGGGCTCACTTCCgtcaacatcactcaggtgaattcaaggagcaacttcatatccactctgaattcccggtatatattgaatttgcacatcttGTGTCACTTCCTTacacacaacaaatatttcataacttcttttgccatatatatagtgtttgaaacagaatccggggaataatttatgtggatactacgtacgtgagttcatccatggtttTGTACATCCCAAGCGTATAACTaaccacgaattcagagtacgtatacaaatttcttaacaataaattagtcctaattgtgcagatccattgatctaatataataacctttactaataatatagattatgcacatgaaggaaaaactcctcgagacggaaaaaattagagcaattcaagaacaactcagtggatttcttctggatgaGATAGTAAATCCTGCaggagagttccataatgatggatcaaatctgcatcactgTCAGGATTCGGATTCAGAATAGTTGgtccaaatgttgaacttggagtgttgatgcaatgcaatattatttatatatgtgtatgcacaatatgtctatgtataatattatctcaaatgtaatactatagatcaaatacaactttatatatattgcgtattagaactagtatacgtaaaggaaacaaatacaaaatactaatatagaataaagaaataggaaaaaatgagaaaagaaataaaaaagaaaataatttagtaccggttggggagaccacGTTCGCACGTGGCCGAGGCCAATtgagtaccggttggtctccccaactaGTTTTTAGTACCAACTTAGCAATATCAGTTACACAACCGGTACTCCATGGGGGTTtgggatccggtactaaaggcgcTTTCCCCGCAGTGATCGTACGTGCTACTTTTACCTCTAGAAAACTATACATAGCTAGGACCCTGCATTGCGTATAGTTTTGATGTTCTATTTACCGGAGCCGAAGAAAACCTAGAAAAGTCACTCGACAAAAAGGTTCTTCAGAAAGAGCTCGGATTGGTCCAATTTAGCGGTTATTTCTAGTGAAGGGCGATTGACAAAAACATGTATGGTTATCATTGATGCCCTTGAAGttggtttttgttttttatttattcttggAAAATTTCTACTCTTTGCGATACAGCTATCATGCCCTTGGAAATATCGTTTTTGAAGGATCGGAGCATCATCTTATATGAGTGTACCGCAGGATAGATTAGCTTATACTCTCTCCAACGCTTACTTTCACAAAACTTGTATTCAACAAACTCGCGTTTTAAATACAAAGTTCACGCCAGCATCCCGCCTACGTAGTTcccataaaaaaaatcatataaagTAGTCACGATTGGTTACTGATAAACGTACTAGACTGAAgtattccctccgtcctaaattgcaagtcgttttggtatttgtagattcatatattttgttatgtatctagacatagtgtatatctagcaAAAGTTATATGAACTATGATCAGGGATCGGTGGAGGGAGTACTTCGTAGGCGAAGTGTGAAGATAGAGATTCCCTCACCCTAACCTCAAAATCTAGTCACAGAAAAGTACAGTCAGGAACCCCCTAAACCGCCACTATTCAATGATAGATTATGCGCATATAATATAATTGCGAATATGCTCTAAAAGGGAATTGTAAGCAAGCAAAGCACAAGGCATGTCATGCAGGTCAAGTCTAAGAAGCAGTTCAAGGGTAGTTGTTCAGAACCAGGACTTTCTTATTTATGGTTCCATCATCAATTGGAAAGGTGTTGCACGCAGGTCATCAGAGGCCGTAATCAGCAGAACATTCAGCTCAAGGCAAAGGTGCGGCCGGGGGTGTTTCAGTATGAGCATCGGTTGACTTGAAGAGCAGCAGTCTAGGAAGGACCAAGCACAAGAGGCCATTTTTCTTCACCGCTGGGTAATATTAAGTAAAGGCTTTACGCGCGAGCAAGAAAACACCCCAATGCCTGACTGCGTCAACTCAGACGAGTATAAAGGGCATTTGGATTGCATTTGTAATCATGGTAGGTTGAGTCATTTGTAGCTAGTTGATGTGAGTTCGTTATACATGCATCTGAGTGAAGCCCAGACAACAGCAAATCGTTGCTGAGTTCTTGCTGCGGCCTTGCAAATCCCATGCACTTCCGTATCATGCCGGGTTCCTGGCTGATCCTAGTTTTGGCTGTGTCCTCTGCTGCAGTCCTTGCTCATGCTGCTACTGTGGAGCATACCTTCAATGTACTCTCTCGCACACTCTCGTCACAGTTTATGAATTGTTTCAATCCACATAGTTCTTTGCTGCATATATGAGCACCATTCCTAGCTCTGCACCTCAATCGTATCAAAGTTTCAGAGAAACCGAAGGGCAATTGTTCAAACGGCGTTCAGTTTTGTTGATCAAACATGTTAACATGGCATATATCCTCCAAATTTTCAGGTCGCGACATTATGCTGGCCGCGCATCAGCCAGCCGGGGGACGTGAGCATCACCGCCGTGGATGGAGTACCCGGTCCCGTGATCGAAGCCTACGAAGGCGACACCGTGGTGGTCCACGTCATCAACGACTCTCCACACAACGTGACAATCCACTGGTACGCACGTAACTGAACAAAAACCATGGCCACGATTCCAACCAAaacgaccgcgccgccgccggaataaTCACCAGCCGCTGCCTCGGCCTCCTCGTGCGTGCAGGCACGGCGTGATCCAGCGGGGCACGCCGTGGGCGGACGGCCCGGAGATGGTGACGCAGTGCCCGATCCGGCCGGGCACCCGCTACACGTACAGGTTCAACGTGTCCGGGCAGGAGGGCACGCTGTGGTGGCACGCGCACGCCTCCTTCCTCCGCGCCACCGTGCACGGCGCCCTCATCATCCGCCcgcgtgccggcgccggcgcgtacCCGTTCCCCACGCCCGACGGCGAGGCGGTCGTCCTGCTCGGAGAGTGGTGGAACGACGAGAATGCCATCAGCTCCAACGTGATCGCCGACGCGTACACCATCAACGGGAAACCCGGCGACCTCTACGCCGGCGAGACGACGGCGAACCGTAAGCCGAGAGCTAATCGACGTACACTTCGCGTGCGTGTTCCGGGTTTGTGTTCACCGTCGATCTTCTGCGTGCAGGAAGCGCCAAGTTCGAGGTGACCCGCAACTCGACGTACCTGCTGCGGATCATCAACGCTGCACTCAACACGGCGTTCTTCTTCAAGGTGGCGGGGCACACGTTCACCGTCGTGGCGGCGGACGCGAGCTACACCACGTCGTACGAGACGGACGTGATCGTCATCGCGCCGGGGCAGACCGTCGACGCGCTCATGGCGGCCGACGCCTCCCCGGGCTGCTACTACATGGCGATCTCCTCGTACCAGAGCGCGTTCCCCCCGCCGCCGGGGGGTTTCAACGGCAACGTCACCACGTCCCTCGTCGAGTAcgccggagcggcggcgccgggcggcggccagCAGGCGCCGGCGCTGCCTGACACGCCGGAGCCGACGGACACGGACACGGCCAACCGGTTCTACACCGGCTTGACGGCGCTCGTCCGCCCAGGTATGCCGAGGGTGCCGCTCACCGTCGACACCCGCATGTTCGTCACCGTCGGGCTCGGGCTCCGCTACCCGCCGTGCGAGCCCACGCAGACGACGCCGTGCCAGCCGATCCCCGTGGCTACCATGAACAACCAATCCTTTGTTCTCCCAAGCGCCATGTCGATGCTGGACGCGCGGTACCGGAACACGCCGGACGGCGTGTACACCCGCGACTTCCCCGACCGGCCGCCCGTGGAGTTCGACTACACGAACAGGACGGAGATGGTGGTGGGCGGGTCCGCCGCGGCGCTACTGTTCCCGGGGATGCCGGCGACGAAGGTCAGGAAGCTGGAGTACAACGCGACGGTGGAGATGGTGCTGCAGAACACGGCGCTGGTGGGGCGCGAGAGCCACCCGATGCACCTGCACGGCTTCGACTTCTTCGTGCTGGCGCAGGGGTTCGGCAACTACGACGACGCCACGGGCTCGCAGCAGTTCAACCTCCGCAACCCGCAGGAGCGGAACACCATCGCGGTGCCCACCGGCGGGTGGGCCGTCATCCGCTTCGTCGCCGATAACCCAGGTGAATCCTTTGCCGCCCCGCCCGTTCATTGTTCTCTACGAAATCCGCATGAATTTTATGCCGGATGTCTTGAACTTGACTTGCAAACAGCATTGCATGGCCGTCAGCTGAGTCGATGTAACAGTTGTTGTACATAGAAATCGTGTAGTGGTTGGAGCATTTAGCACTTCATGCTGAGGTCAGAAATTGTCAAGTTAAACTCTTGaaaattttcatgaaatttatgcgaagaaaaaaaaatgcatgggcTAAGGAAAGAAGTGGGATTAGAAAGGCTGGTTCGTGATGCACTTACTATTGGATTGGGTGGGTTGGCCGGCGACGGCCCACTAACAACGCAAGGATAAGTCAGGCAGAAAAGAATTGGGCCTACGGTTAGACTGGTCcactgatgatgatgtgtaGAAGACACGCAAtcacattttcttttctctcttctctttttatatcatcaagtttttttctttattcGAAAGGTCTACGATGCTTTTTGTCACGTCAAGCCGTTCTTTCCCGTTCCAAGAATCTTATCTTCGAACTATAGTCTTAGCACATTGGAGGGACGAAATACGCACGTACAACATGCTGCTGACAGGCTACAAAACTTTGGTTTGTGTACGTGTAGGAATGTGGTTCATGCACTGCCACATCGACTCCCACCTCTCGATCGGCCTCGGGATGGTGTTCGAGGTGGAGGACGGGCCGACTCCGGACACgaagttgccgccgccgccggcggaccTGCCGCAGTGCTGAGGCTGTTCGGGTGTGCCGTGTACGTTTCGGCCATGGAACCAGGCGGGGCCATGCATGGATTGCGCCAACCAAAATAATGTTCCGGACGAGAAGAAGACAAGCTGTATACTTCGATGATTTCGATTTTGCGATTGTTTGGGGGTGATAAAGTGTAAACTACTACACCCCATGTACGTATTTGCAGCAACTTTTTCTATCTTAAAATGTGATCCTTGATTGATTTTGGACCTGCAATTTTTTGTTAAAATATTCTGAGAGCGGTTTCAGTTGCAGAATCCTTACATTCGAAGCGATTGCATGTTCTCGGCTCATAAAAAAAAGTCTGTGCATTTTACTCCATACCGATTTCGAGCTTCAATTTCGCTAGCCCCTTCTATAATGCCCATATTGAATATTAAGCAATCAAGCGAATGTCCTTCAAACACGAACTTGAGAAACACTACAAGGATCgaattttttttaacgaaccatAAGACAGTACGAGTTTTtatatagcagaaaaatacaAAATTGCAACCTTAGGAGGCAATAGGTAgggaaataaaaaggaaaaaaagccTATACTcgcccggttggattgggacatcaatgcGGATAACACTCAACTCAAAACCGCCAAAgccgaccggttggattgggacctcAATGCGACCGCACACTCCACTCGACAACGGCAGCCGTACCAAAAGTCTTATCGCAACACCCACCAACAATCTCACTCTCATGTAGTCGGCGGAACCTTCCAGCGTGACCCCGCATTGACAATGATCCAAGAGAAAACAGACCGCACCACACCAAAAAGGCCACCATCATACGGGACCCTTCGTCatagtgccgctgcaacaccacactccatttgacagagtgataccactaGATCCGAACCTCTCgtaggctgcctcgcagtcaccaccacgaaaacacaaaagcgcgggggcctcgccacgcccgtcgttggactccacctcgctctcgtcgcctcAAAGAAACACCGCgcacgggggcctcgccacatccaccaCATTACTCCATGTCACGGATTCATTTCTATTGTCGCCATCAGAATGGAGGGCAAAGCTGCCCCACTTCCAAGGTCCCTATCGAACAGTCAAACCACCGTCGCAGGCTAACTTCATCTCATTGCTCCACCCGCGCACATAGCCTTCGCTGCCGAGGTAGTAGCCgaagaagtcgcttgcgccgttTTCCGATGATGTACCACACTGGAGTAGCCTAGCAATGCTGAGCCACCCGCCGTAGTTCGATGCAAGCCTGTCATCCTACGATGCTGTTGCTGCAAGCGTCGTCCTCTGACGTAGTCCCACGCTGCACTGATAGTTGCCAAGCAATGCCCGCTgtcgcggtccgctgcaagcagccaacccGACAACAATGCGATAACCCCCTGACTGCCACCAGGACTGCGATTGCCTCCACGTGAGATCAACAACCCCCATTAAGCTCATCATCCTGCACCATGCCGCCTTGCACCGCCACCGACTATGGCCTCCCTTGGTCGTCATCATCAACAATGTCACAAGCTgagttgggtctctagagatgATGCCTCCAAGGACGGGACGACGTCGGTGGTGCCGCCATCGCTCGTCCAGaatctggacagggttttcacccagagaacccTATGCAGCAGGGATGGAGGTCCAAGATTACACCCTTAATGGGGAGAAAGACGCTCTAGGGCGCCACCGTCATTGCCACCAGCAAGATCGCCGGCAAAGGTTTCACCCGGAGCATCCCAGCCCTACCACTGCACGTCCCCAACCCGGCATTTCCAGGACCACAACCATGAAAGCCCTCCCgaggcgctgccgccgccgccgtgcctcctcGCGCCGCGCGTAGACCCCCCTTTGCTGCGCCACCATGATGCCTCACCGCATCGTCGGCGCATCCGCGGCTGCTGCCGCGCACGATCATCATCGCCTGCAGTAGCCCAACACATCTCGAGCCGGCACGCACGTCTCCTCCTTGGCGCCACCGCCGTTCTTCCTCGCGCCGCACGTAGACCACCCTTGTCTGCGCCACcgcaacgccgccgcctccacgtgCAGTTCTGGCCTCTAGTTCACCGAATCTGCCATCCCTGCAAGCTGACACTGCCGTGGCCGTCGACGTCGCCCGCACAGTCACCCTCCAAGCCGGCGGCCTGCGCCCCAAAGCCACCCCCGCGCGGCCACCTTTTTCCATCGCCGCTCCTCTACTGCGGCCGCTGGGAGCCGACGCATGACCCAAGTCGGCAGAGCCGCGCGCTGGCCGCGTGCTCGCCAGATCCGCTCGGCCTCGCTGGCATCAGCCTCTGGGGCCGCAGATCTACGCGCCGGCCACCGGAAAGGGCCCCCGGCTGCCAGCGCGGTGGCCAAGCTCACCCGACGGGGCCTGCCGCGCGCCTGCCAGATCCACCCTTGTCGTTGCCGGATCCGACCGTCGAGGCCACGGAAGCGCGCTTCGGCGGCTGAGGACGAGCGCGCCGCCACGGGAGAAGGGAGGCCATCGTGCGCAGCCCCCGCCCAGAGCACGCGGTCAACATGACAAGAGACCCCGCCGTCGCCATCCCTGGGAACCGTGCGGGCTTCCGATGGGtccctccggcgacggcgagggagagagggggaggtGGCTGGTGGCGGTGAGGGGTGGTCGCCGCCCgcgtggggggagggggagggcgaCGTAGTGGCTATGCTTGGTGTTACTGGCCTCTACTGATCATCGAGGAGGTCTTATGATTGAATTGACAGATCAAGACGACACAGGGTCCGTGCTTGGtgttaggtcctgtttggatattagtggctaaactttagctcctgtcacatcggatgtttgcatACTAATTAagatattaaatataagttaattacaaaactaattgcacagatggaggctaattcacgagacgaatctattaagcctaattagtctatgatttgataatatggtgctataattagctcatgtttaatttttctaattagcattggAACATTCGACGACGTGATAAGGGCTAATTTAGCCCGAGGATAAACACGCCCTCGTCAAGTACACCTCCGGATTGAATTGACAGATCAAGAAGGAACAGGATGTGACAGTTCTGAGACGGACGGTGTGGGCCTCGTATATATCGTGATAAATGCAAGGTCGCCCACACATCCAGGCCAGCGCATACCTCCTGTATTTTCACAGGCACATACGGACTATACATCTTCgcttaggcctggtttggttcggttgtaaataagcacccgtcacatcgaatgtttagatactaattagaagtatgaaacgtagattatttataaaatccattacataagcggaggctaaacggcgagacgaatctattaagc encodes the following:
- the LOC117855388 gene encoding laccase-6, with translation MHFRIMPGSWLILVLAVSSAAVLAHAATVEHTFNVATLCWPRISQPGDVSITAVDGVPGPVIEAYEGDTVVVHVINDSPHNVTIHWHGVIQRGTPWADGPEMVTQCPIRPGTRYTYRFNVSGQEGTLWWHAHASFLRATVHGALIIRPRAGAGAYPFPTPDGEAVVLLGEWWNDENAISSNVIADAYTINGKPGDLYAGETTANRSAKFEVTRNSTYLLRIINAALNTAFFFKVAGHTFTVVAADASYTTSYETDVIVIAPGQTVDALMAADASPGCYYMAISSYQSAFPPPPGGFNGNVTTSLVEYAGAAAPGGGQQAPALPDTPEPTDTDTANRFYTGLTALVRPGMPRVPLTVDTRMFVTVGLGLRYPPCEPTQTTPCQPIPVATMNNQSFVLPSAMSMLDARYRNTPDGVYTRDFPDRPPVEFDYTNRTEMVVGGSAAALLFPGMPATKVRKLEYNATVEMVLQNTALVGRESHPMHLHGFDFFVLAQGFGNYDDATGSQQFNLRNPQERNTIAVPTGGWAVIRFVADNPGMWFMHCHIDSHLSIGLGMVFEVEDGPTPDTKLPPPPADLPQC